A single Ignavibacteriales bacterium DNA region contains:
- a CDS encoding TAT-variant-translocated molybdopterin oxidoreductase: MSELNKNNDSQKQQNDPHYWRSFEELQNDSGFKKIKENEFFDGVTKDFDPNTDLSGVSRRKFLALLGASAALAGAGCSDYREKGDIIPYNKQPEEITLGRPNYYASSCTGCEQSCGVLIKTREGRPIKVTGNPQHPVNKGKICSKGEASILNLYDPSRIQDPAMNSTGFLNKVSWSDADNAVVSALLTAGSKEIAVITHTITSPTFLKLINDFKVKYPTTKVYTVNQFNESVRKAAWEKCYPGNQVPLIQWDKAKVIVALEGDFLGKEGNQVENNRLFVKNRNVDDLKNFSRLYAVEGNFSLTGLNADHRFRLRPDKQAEFVLSLLQYIVSVGGLAVPSSLSDLSSVLTKYDLNKFCDENGLNFTDIVNMTSDLLNNRGRSIVYAGSALSEKTHIAVNLLNELLGNSALYNTSSGSVELTQASSVSELEELVNKLNAGNVALVITIDANPVYNLPEDLGLKDALKKAGLVVSLTEQLSETTFVSNYVLPINHNFESWGDAQTRTGVYSLIQPVIAPLYNTRQKESILLNWLSGDVKNYDDRNYYNYLKNAWSSTVFPKSMSLASFEKYWLGSLHDGYTVLNETPDYSLAVNSDAVNQLASIETDYQGFVVLITEGHATGDGKFAGNGWLQENPHPVSKVAWDNYAAVSYKTSKELNVKTGDVLEVKRDNRSLKIPALVQPGLADNFISIEAGYGRTNSSVVANGIGFNANTLLSKTQSANPLMFGSVSVSVTGEYRGVVSTQDHHAFDDDLIADQHLKRNIIREATVAQYMKDPHVIHHGGHTLHTLYADHEYPDVKWAMAIDLNKCTGCGQCVIACNSENNIPIVGKDQVAAGREMQWIKIDRYYSGSPENPSAKLQPMLCQHCDNAPCENVCPVVATTHSPDGLNQMIYNRCVGTRYCSNNCPYKVRRFNFFNFRDHFANGYQLSPSFELIANPEVTIRSRGVMEKCTFCIQRISDARMVATIEGRKLKGDDVVTACQEACGTEAIVFGDMNDKESKVSKLREHNLGYHLLEELNTRPNVTYIAKLTNTYSEEV; encoded by the coding sequence ATGTCAGAGCTTAATAAAAATAACGATTCTCAGAAACAACAAAACGACCCCCACTATTGGAGAAGTTTTGAAGAACTCCAGAATGATTCTGGATTCAAAAAGATTAAAGAAAATGAATTTTTTGATGGTGTAACCAAGGATTTTGATCCTAACACAGACTTGAGCGGTGTTTCAAGAAGGAAATTTTTAGCACTGCTCGGTGCATCAGCCGCCTTAGCTGGTGCCGGCTGTTCGGATTATCGTGAGAAGGGTGATATCATTCCTTACAACAAACAGCCGGAAGAAATTACACTTGGCCGCCCTAATTATTATGCCTCCTCCTGTACAGGTTGTGAACAATCCTGCGGAGTTCTTATCAAGACCAGAGAAGGAAGACCGATTAAGGTAACAGGTAACCCTCAGCATCCTGTTAATAAGGGTAAAATTTGTTCAAAAGGGGAAGCATCCATCCTTAATCTTTACGATCCTTCAAGAATCCAGGATCCGGCAATGAACTCAACCGGTTTCCTGAATAAGGTTTCATGGAGCGATGCTGATAATGCTGTAGTTTCGGCACTTCTGACTGCCGGTTCAAAAGAAATTGCCGTTATTACTCATACCATAACTTCGCCGACATTCCTTAAACTCATTAATGATTTTAAGGTAAAATATCCAACTACGAAGGTTTATACAGTAAATCAGTTTAATGAATCAGTAAGAAAAGCTGCCTGGGAAAAATGTTATCCTGGAAATCAGGTACCACTGATTCAGTGGGATAAAGCAAAAGTTATCGTTGCACTTGAAGGAGATTTTCTTGGTAAAGAAGGTAATCAGGTTGAGAACAACCGACTCTTTGTAAAAAACCGTAATGTAGATGACCTAAAGAATTTCAGCCGTCTTTATGCTGTTGAAGGAAATTTTTCACTTACCGGATTAAATGCAGATCATAGATTCAGACTTCGTCCGGATAAGCAGGCGGAATTCGTGCTTTCACTTTTGCAGTATATTGTTTCCGTAGGTGGTTTGGCAGTTCCTTCTTCATTGAGTGATCTCTCGTCAGTTCTTACAAAATATGACCTTAATAAATTCTGTGATGAAAACGGTCTTAATTTTACTGACATTGTTAATATGACATCTGATCTGCTGAACAACAGAGGAAGATCAATTGTATATGCCGGAAGTGCATTAAGTGAAAAAACTCATATAGCTGTAAATCTTCTGAATGAGTTATTAGGCAATTCGGCGTTATATAACACATCTTCCGGTTCAGTTGAACTCACACAGGCTTCTTCAGTTTCAGAATTGGAAGAACTGGTTAATAAACTTAATGCCGGTAATGTTGCATTGGTAATTACTATTGATGCAAATCCGGTTTACAATCTTCCTGAAGACCTTGGGTTAAAAGATGCACTAAAAAAGGCAGGACTTGTAGTGTCTTTAACTGAACAGTTAAGCGAAACTACATTTGTCAGTAATTATGTGCTTCCGATAAATCACAATTTCGAAAGCTGGGGTGATGCACAGACCAGAACCGGTGTCTATAGCTTAATTCAGCCGGTAATAGCCCCGTTATATAACACCCGCCAGAAAGAATCAATATTGCTCAACTGGCTCAGCGGTGATGTTAAAAATTACGATGACCGTAATTATTATAACTATCTTAAGAATGCATGGTCTTCGACAGTATTTCCAAAGTCAATGTCCCTTGCGTCATTTGAGAAATACTGGCTTGGCTCTTTACATGACGGATATACGGTTCTAAATGAAACTCCTGACTATTCACTTGCCGTGAACTCAGATGCAGTTAATCAGCTTGCTTCTATTGAGACTGATTATCAGGGATTTGTGGTATTGATAACCGAAGGTCATGCAACCGGTGATGGAAAGTTCGCCGGAAACGGATGGCTGCAGGAAAATCCTCATCCGGTTTCAAAAGTCGCCTGGGATAACTATGCAGCGGTATCTTACAAAACTTCCAAAGAGCTTAATGTAAAAACCGGTGATGTTCTGGAAGTTAAAAGAGATAACAGATCATTAAAAATTCCGGCACTTGTTCAGCCTGGCCTTGCAGATAATTTTATAAGTATTGAAGCCGGATATGGCCGAACTAATTCATCAGTAGTTGCTAATGGGATAGGGTTTAACGCAAACACTCTGCTATCCAAAACACAATCCGCAAACCCTCTGATGTTCGGGTCAGTATCAGTATCCGTGACAGGTGAATATCGTGGTGTTGTATCCACTCAGGACCATCATGCATTTGATGATGACCTTATAGCTGATCAGCATCTGAAGAGAAATATCATTCGTGAGGCAACAGTTGCCCAGTATATGAAAGATCCCCATGTTATTCATCACGGCGGTCATACGCTTCATACGTTGTATGCTGATCATGAGTATCCTGATGTAAAATGGGCTATGGCAATTGACTTAAATAAATGCACCGGCTGTGGACAGTGTGTTATTGCCTGCAATTCTGAAAATAATATACCGATAGTTGGAAAGGATCAGGTTGCAGCCGGCAGAGAAATGCAATGGATAAAAATTGACCGCTATTATTCAGGCAGCCCCGAGAATCCATCAGCTAAATTGCAGCCGATGCTTTGCCAGCACTGCGACAATGCACCTTGCGAAAATGTCTGCCCCGTAGTCGCTACGACTCACAGTCCGGATGGTCTGAACCAGATGATTTATAACAGATGCGTCGGTACCCGTTATTGCTCTAACAACTGTCCTTACAAAGTAAGACGATTCAATTTCTTTAATTTCCGTGATCATTTTGCTAATGGATATCAGCTGTCACCATCGTTTGAACTGATAGCTAATCCTGAAGTAACTATTCGTTCACGCGGTGTTATGGAAAAATGCACATTTTGTATACAGCGCATATCTGATGCTAGAATGGTTGCAACGATTGAAGGCAGAAAGCTAAAAGGTGATGATGTGGTTACTGCATGCCAGGAAGCATGCGGCACCGAGGCAATTGTCTTTGGCGATATGAATGATAAAGAATCAAAAGTCTCTAAACTCCGTGAACATAATCTTGGATATCATCTCCTTGAGGAGCTTAATACCAGGCCTAATGTCACTTACATAGCAAAGCTCACGAATACCTACTCGGAGGAAGTCTAA